A single window of Arvicola amphibius chromosome 15, mArvAmp1.2, whole genome shotgun sequence DNA harbors:
- the Chst6 gene encoding carbohydrate sulfotransferase 6, protein MRLPRFSSTFVLSLLITQTCILVFLVSRQMPSSPAGNKGHVHVLVLSSWRSGSSFVGQLFSQHPDVFYLMEPAWHVWNALSQGSAPVLHMAVRDLVRSVFLCDMDVFDAYLPWRRNVSDLFQWAVSRALCSPPVCNAFGPGNISSEEVCKSLCPARPFGLVQEACSSYSHIVLKEVRFFNLQVLYPLLNDPALNLRIVHLVRDPRAVLRSREQTAKALARDNGIVLGTNGTQVEADPRLRVVSEVCRSHVRIAEAALYKPPPFLQDRYRLVRFEDLARDPLTQIRELYAFTGLTLTPQLQTWIHNITHGSGAGTRREAFKTSSRDALSVSQAWRHTLPFAKIQRVQELCAGALQLLGYRPVHSELEQRDLSLDLLLPRGMDSFKWASSTDAQPES, encoded by the coding sequence ATGCGGTTGCCCCGCTTCTCCAGCACTTTTGTGCTTTCCCTCTTGATAACACAGACCTGCATCCTGGTCTTCCTGGTCTCCCGGCAAATGCCCTCATCCCCAGCTGGCAATAAGGGACATGTGCATGTGCTCGTGCTGTCCTCGTGGCGCTCGGGCTCGTCTTTCGTGGGCCAGCTCTTCAGCCAACACCCAGATGTCTTCTACCTGATGGAGCCGGCCTGGCACGTGTGGAATGCCCTGTCGCAGGGCAGTGCCCCTGTGCTTCACATGGCCGTGCGCGACCTGGTCCGTTCAGTATTCCTATGCGACATGGACGTATTTGATGCCTACCTGCCCTGGCGTCGCAACGTCTCAGATCTCTTTCAGTGGGCGGTGAGTCGCGCGTTGTGCTCGCCTCCAGTCTGCAACGCCTTCGGTCCCGGCAACATCAGCAGCGAGGAGGTGTGCAAGTCTCTGTGCCCAGCGCGGCCCTTCGGCCTGGTCCAGGAAGCCTGTAGCTCTTATAGCCACATAGTGCTCAAGGAGGTGCGCTTCTTTAACCTGCAAGTTCTCTACCCGCTGCTCAATGACCCCGCGCTCAACCTGCGCATCGTGCACCTGGTGCGCGACCCGCGGGCGGTGCTGCGTTCCCGAGAGCAGACAGCTAAGGCGCTGGCGCGGGACAATGGCATCGTCTTGGGTACCAACGGTACGCAGGTGGAGGCGGACCCCCGGCTGCGCGTGGTCAGTGAGGTGTGTCGCAGTCACGTGCGCATCGCAGAGGCCGCATTGTACAAGCCGCCGCCCTTCCTGCAAGATCGCTACCGCCTAGTGCGCTTCGAGGATCTGGCCCGGGACCCGCTCACCCAGATCCGTGAGCTCTATGCCTTCACCGGCCTGACCCTCACGCCGCAGCTCCAGACTTGGATCCACAACATCACGCACGGCTCAGGGGCAGGAACACGCCGTGAGGCCTTCAAGACCTCATCCAGGGATGCGCTCAGTGTGTCCCAAGCCTGGCGTCACACGCTGCCCTTCGCAAAGATTCAGCGGGTTCAGGAACTGTGCGCTGGTGCACTGCAGCTGCTGGGTTACCGACCTGTGCACTCCGAGCTTGAGCAGCGGGACCTCTCTCTGGACCTCCTGCTGCCGAGAGGCATGGACAGTTTCAAGTGGGCTTCTTCCACCGATGCGCAGCCAGAATCTTAA